From the genome of Streptomyces sp. NBC_00659, one region includes:
- a CDS encoding FAD-dependent oxidoreductase produces MSRTAVVIGGGLAGMLAASALSRRVEEVTVLERCPLPEGPGPRKGIPQSRHAHILLPSGRDAIESLLPGAGIGSRLAAAGARVSSLTSLLTFGTEGWFRRWGRDSHPLTACSRDLLDWTVREAVLEEDNIAVRTTQAVGLLGSSARVTGVRLRDEDGQESDLSADLIVDVSGRGSRAVHWLKDLGITDVTESVVDSGLVYASRRYRIPKGAEDWPLTQVNADPFSGEPGRSANLVPIENDEWLVSLGGTRGGEPTSSAEDFTQFALGLRHPIVGELIAGAEPLTDVVLSRSTRNGRRYFEKARIWPEAFIVLGDAVATYNPVYGQGMSVAALGAKALQEEVQRDGAAAPGLARRVQRAAAKPVEAAWAMSTSQDRQFPDVEGNPPNAAERALTRYVRRMNRVATTSYQVSSAMCDVTTLQKDAIWLVHPSLLLATLAGPVLPPLEGPPLTDEERAFFESHVSAAG; encoded by the coding sequence ATGTCGCGTACTGCAGTCGTCATCGGCGGTGGCTTGGCCGGCATGCTGGCGGCCTCGGCCCTGTCTCGGAGGGTCGAGGAAGTGACCGTCCTCGAGCGCTGTCCGCTGCCGGAGGGGCCAGGGCCGCGCAAGGGCATCCCACAGAGCCGTCACGCCCACATCCTGCTGCCCAGTGGCCGTGACGCGATCGAATCGCTGTTACCGGGCGCGGGCATCGGCAGTCGTCTCGCTGCTGCCGGCGCCCGTGTTTCGTCTCTCACCTCGCTCCTCACGTTTGGCACCGAGGGATGGTTCCGCCGCTGGGGGCGCGACAGCCACCCACTGACCGCCTGCAGTCGGGACCTGCTGGACTGGACGGTCCGCGAGGCCGTTCTCGAGGAGGACAACATCGCGGTTCGCACAACGCAGGCTGTGGGACTGCTGGGGAGCTCGGCACGGGTCACGGGGGTACGCCTGCGCGACGAGGACGGCCAGGAGAGCGATCTGTCCGCGGATCTGATCGTGGACGTGAGCGGGCGTGGGTCCCGGGCCGTGCACTGGCTCAAGGATCTCGGCATAACGGATGTCACGGAATCCGTTGTCGACTCCGGGCTCGTGTACGCCAGTCGGCGCTATCGCATCCCCAAGGGCGCCGAGGACTGGCCCCTGACGCAGGTGAACGCGGATCCCTTCTCCGGAGAACCCGGCCGTTCCGCGAACCTGGTGCCCATCGAGAACGACGAGTGGCTCGTCAGCCTGGGTGGGACACGGGGCGGCGAGCCCACCTCCAGCGCTGAGGACTTCACGCAGTTCGCTCTCGGCCTGCGACACCCCATCGTGGGCGAGCTCATTGCCGGAGCCGAGCCTCTCACGGACGTTGTCCTGAGCCGGAGCACGCGAAATGGCCGCCGCTACTTCGAGAAGGCCCGCATCTGGCCGGAGGCCTTCATCGTCCTGGGCGACGCCGTCGCCACGTACAACCCGGTGTACGGCCAGGGCATGTCCGTGGCGGCGCTGGGAGCGAAGGCGCTTCAAGAGGAAGTACAGCGGGACGGCGCAGCCGCCCCCGGGCTCGCGCGCCGTGTCCAGCGGGCCGCGGCGAAGCCGGTCGAGGCCGCCTGGGCGATGAGTACGTCTCAGGACAGGCAGTTCCCTGACGTGGAGGGAAATCCGCCCAACGCCGCCGAGCGCGCCCTCACCCGGTACGTGCGCCGCATGAACAGAGTGGCCACCACTTCCTACCAGGTGTCCTCCGCCATGTGCGACGTGACCACACTGCAGAAGGACGCGATCTGGCTGGTGCACCCCTCACTCCTGCTCGCCACGCTGGCAGGGCCCGTCCTGCCCCCGCTGGAGGGGCCGCCGCTGACCGACGAGGAACGCGCCTTCTTCGAGTCGCACGTTTCGGCTGCCGGCTGA
- a CDS encoding GIY-YIG nuclease family protein: MCIAESNQQSGDLKIRRRGCIRPGQVPGDAVVFAGEVAGPTGAEVAGVDESAKLEYGFGAGQAPAVAGVYGWHFEKAPCPELSAGRLLYVGIAPRYMANRTSTRNLRKRVRYHHRGNAAGSALRLTLGCLLGIELRRVGSGKRMTFGRWVKSCGEPRQQREIRRPPARRADTAPPQVS, from the coding sequence GTGTGCATCGCGGAGTCCAATCAGCAGAGCGGGGACCTGAAGATCAGGCGGCGAGGATGTATCCGGCCAGGTCAGGTCCCTGGGGATGCGGTGGTGTTCGCGGGCGAGGTAGCAGGGCCAACGGGTGCCGAAGTCGCCGGTGTCGATGAGAGTGCGAAGCTTGAGTACGGCTTCGGCGCCGGTCAGGCCCCAGCGGTGGCCGGGGTCTACGGGTGGCACTTCGAAAAGGCTCCCTGCCCGGAGCTCTCTGCCGGACGCCTGCTCTACGTCGGCATAGCCCCGCGGTACATGGCGAACCGGACCAGCACTCGGAACCTGCGCAAGCGCGTGCGGTATCACCACCGGGGCAATGCGGCCGGATCGGCTCTTCGCCTCACGCTCGGTTGCCTGCTCGGGATTGAGCTGCGTCGGGTGGGCAGCGGGAAGCGCATGACCTTCGGCAGGTGGGTGAAGTCGTGCGGGGAGCCAAGGCAACAGCGGGAAATCAGGCGACCGCCCGCCAGGCGCGCCGACACCGCTCCGCCGCAGGTCAGTTGA
- a CDS encoding cation:proton antiporter: protein MTENQILQGLGLIAVLAVGSQIVASRLRIPALIVLLPVGFTVGALTDIVNPDKLLGDAFSPMVSLAVAVILYEAGLGLDISRLHGHMHRVVARLIWIGVLITWGVAAVLAVPLLGMSKSSAVMLGVILVVSGPTVVGPLLHFVRPTERIQRILIWEGSLIDPVGGILGALVFHAVVADDSNGLPGKIGQFAASSVVGLIGGAVGAAVLWFLLGRLHLGEVLGTTAQLAAAVGMAALCDAVRDDTGLIAAVVMGMALANLPGVSLPARRPFLETLVSLIIGLLFISISATVTPASLRHVVLPALALVAALVLVVRPLVALLSTVRTDLTRGERAFLGWMAPRGIVAASTASTFSATLVADHVGGAQKILPATFLVIVATVTLYGLSAHPVARRLGVLRPARARPLLVGGDPWAIDLGRALRSAGLDVLMWAGREEQRDLIRGAGLHLAPGELLAAATGEGAELEGITGVLLLTEEDDFNALASETLRGAVDGFVHRLGPPGLSHGVVAPYTTGDTLFGAGLSRPELARHYEDGARIVSRPAGNGIPDGHALLFLVRSDGRLDPVTDTLTPLPGARDTAILLGPARTQDPVRAD, encoded by the coding sequence GTGACGGAGAATCAGATCCTCCAGGGCCTCGGCCTGATCGCCGTCCTGGCCGTCGGCTCCCAGATCGTGGCGAGCCGGCTGCGGATCCCCGCCCTGATCGTCCTGCTGCCGGTCGGCTTCACCGTGGGCGCGCTGACCGACATCGTCAACCCCGACAAACTGCTCGGGGACGCCTTCTCCCCGATGGTCTCGCTAGCCGTCGCGGTGATCCTCTACGAAGCCGGGCTCGGCCTGGACATCAGCAGGCTGCACGGACACATGCACCGGGTCGTGGCACGACTGATCTGGATCGGCGTCCTGATCACCTGGGGGGTCGCCGCCGTTCTCGCGGTGCCGCTGCTGGGCATGTCGAAGAGTTCGGCGGTCATGCTCGGTGTGATCCTCGTCGTCTCGGGGCCCACCGTCGTCGGCCCGCTGCTCCACTTCGTGAGGCCGACCGAGCGGATCCAGCGCATCCTGATCTGGGAGGGGTCGCTGATCGACCCGGTCGGCGGCATCCTCGGCGCGCTCGTGTTCCACGCGGTCGTCGCCGACGACAGCAACGGTCTGCCCGGCAAGATCGGTCAGTTCGCGGCGAGTTCGGTCGTCGGACTGATCGGAGGCGCGGTGGGCGCCGCCGTCCTGTGGTTCCTCCTCGGCAGGCTGCACCTGGGCGAGGTTCTGGGGACGACGGCGCAGCTCGCCGCCGCTGTGGGCATGGCGGCCCTCTGCGACGCGGTCCGGGACGACACCGGGCTCATCGCCGCGGTCGTGATGGGGATGGCCCTCGCCAATCTGCCGGGTGTCTCCCTCCCGGCGCGCCGCCCCTTTCTGGAGACCCTGGTCTCGCTGATCATCGGGCTGCTGTTCATCTCGATCTCGGCCACGGTCACCCCGGCGTCCCTGCGGCACGTCGTCCTGCCCGCGCTCGCCCTCGTCGCCGCTCTGGTCCTGGTGGTCAGACCACTGGTCGCGCTGCTGTCGACCGTGCGCACGGACCTGACCCGCGGCGAGCGAGCGTTCCTCGGCTGGATGGCACCGCGCGGAATCGTCGCCGCGTCCACCGCCTCGACCTTCTCCGCCACTCTCGTCGCCGACCACGTCGGGGGCGCCCAGAAGATCCTGCCCGCCACCTTCCTGGTGATCGTCGCCACGGTGACGCTGTACGGGCTGAGCGCGCACCCCGTGGCCCGGCGCCTCGGCGTGCTGCGCCCGGCCCGGGCCCGCCCCCTGCTCGTGGGCGGCGACCCGTGGGCGATCGACCTGGGCCGCGCGCTGCGCTCCGCCGGCCTGGACGTGCTGATGTGGGCCGGACGGGAGGAGCAGCGCGACCTGATCCGGGGCGCCGGACTGCACCTGGCGCCGGGTGAGCTGCTGGCAGCGGCCACCGGCGAGGGAGCCGAACTCGAAGGCATCACCGGCGTTCTGCTGCTCACCGAGGAGGACGACTTCAACGCGCTGGCCTCGGAGACCCTGCGCGGCGCGGTGGACGGGTTCGTGCACCGGCTGGGGCCGCCCGGCCTGAGCCATGGCGTGGTGGCCCCCTACACGACCGGGGACACCCTGTTCGGGGCCGGACTGAGCAGACCGGAACTGGCCCGTCACTACGAGGACGGCGCCCGGATCGTCTCCCGCCCGGCCGGGAACGGCATCCCGGACGGACACGCGCTGCTGTTCCTCGTGCGTTCCGACGGCCGCCTGGATCCGGTCACTGACACCCTCACCCCGCTGCCGGGGGCCCGGGACACCGCGATCCTGCTCGGTCCGGCCCGGACACAGGACCCGGTGCGGGCGGACTGA
- a CDS encoding DUF7144 family membrane protein gives MERSHWVAFAGILLMVSALFNLLTGFVAIFNHGYYSKVYSQGNRLLILNYTAWGWIFVAIGIVMAVLSLGVLVGSRGARLGAIGLAAFSLIAQMIFLPVYPWWSVFTMLVSLLVIYGLLAEPKHVHGVRV, from the coding sequence ATGGAGCGTTCGCACTGGGTGGCCTTCGCCGGAATCCTGCTGATGGTCAGCGCCCTGTTCAACCTCCTCACCGGCTTCGTGGCGATCTTCAACCACGGCTACTACTCGAAGGTGTACTCCCAGGGCAACCGGTTGCTGATCCTCAACTACACGGCCTGGGGCTGGATCTTCGTCGCCATCGGCATCGTCATGGCCGTGCTGAGTCTCGGTGTGCTCGTGGGTTCCCGAGGGGCGCGGCTGGGGGCCATCGGCCTCGCCGCGTTCAGCCTGATCGCGCAGATGATCTTCCTGCCGGTCTACCCGTGGTGGTCGGTGTTCACGATGCTCGTGTCCCTGCTGGTCATCTACGGCCTGCTGGCCGAGCCGAAGCATGTGCACGGGGTGCGGGTATAG
- a CDS encoding DUF6243 family protein: MTVSKNINNPVGMGGGKRKRLSRAERQNNGPHRNLDRQAAADQKAELVRKMREKAGAAENAGQAGDDTAQS, from the coding sequence GTGACCGTGAGCAAGAACATCAACAACCCCGTGGGCATGGGCGGCGGCAAACGCAAGAGGCTGTCCCGCGCCGAACGGCAGAACAACGGTCCGCACCGCAACCTCGACCGCCAGGCCGCGGCCGACCAGAAGGCGGAGCTGGTGCGCAAGATGCGCGAGAAGGCGGGTGCGGCCGAGAACGCCGGGCAGGCCGGCGACGACACCGCACAGAGCTGA
- a CDS encoding ATP-binding protein encodes MREELAGQLRQLRDLTGLSLRGLARDVRGSSSSLSRYFSGQAVPPWPTVVALCKAAGRDPRPLREVWERAKGAAEPSVTTALAPVRNDLPHDITAFTGRGEELAALLGAARTTTMAAIDGMGGVGKTALAVHGAHLLSAEFPGGQLYLDLHGFTPGREPVEPAEALRVLLAALGVPPGRIPDGVTERAALWRSELAARRAIVLLDNAADADQVRDLLPGAGQSFAVITSRRRMVGLDGVQPISLDVLPTQEAAELFIESAGGARPGDVGEVLRRCGNLPLAIRVAAARLLHRPAWTLDTLVERLREGELAVSDVFAMSLRQLDSAQRRMFGLLGLVPGEDIDAYGAAALAGIPPANARSLLEELVDVHLLQEPTVGRYRMHDLLRQAARAEDAAADPGPAIARLADYYLSGLLAATEVIELVVVPVPVVVAQRPPALPDFSHDKALDWLDTEWADITATLSLAVELRVDGPAVGLAQYAFVISLGRRGGMPQLCHGLEVSRPAAEALGGRRTLASHRYLLGAALLRVGRLEEAVPELAAARTLMAAEGDIVGEALAVEQLAEVRLYAADARGALGLLREAAGLVPPGEGAVRVYIGVRLGRALVLLGEHDKAREVVADLLETARGLDRQKVRMCLDVLGRAALGLGDARTALDLAEQAVAISRETRHPVLEAISRTDAAVALRHLGDSEEATAVHAEAMVLLEEAGESHRMVRSLLSYAQACLATGDREASARQFRQALEIATAHGVTYLVPTARSGLARVS; translated from the coding sequence GTGCGTGAGGAGTTGGCCGGGCAGTTGCGGCAGTTGCGCGATCTGACCGGGCTGAGTCTGCGGGGGTTGGCCCGTGATGTGCGCGGGAGCAGTTCCTCGCTGTCGCGATATTTCTCCGGGCAGGCCGTTCCGCCTTGGCCGACGGTGGTCGCACTGTGCAAGGCGGCCGGGCGCGACCCGAGGCCGCTGCGTGAGGTGTGGGAGCGGGCCAAGGGCGCGGCTGAGCCGAGCGTCACCACCGCACTTGCGCCTGTGCGCAACGATCTGCCGCACGACATCACCGCGTTCACCGGGCGCGGGGAGGAGCTGGCCGCGCTCCTCGGCGCCGCGCGGACCACGACGATGGCGGCGATCGACGGTATGGGCGGGGTGGGCAAGACCGCGCTGGCCGTGCACGGCGCGCATCTGCTCTCCGCCGAATTCCCTGGCGGTCAGCTCTATTTGGACTTGCACGGGTTCACTCCGGGCCGGGAACCGGTCGAGCCCGCGGAGGCGTTGCGGGTGCTGCTGGCCGCGCTCGGGGTGCCACCCGGCAGGATTCCCGACGGGGTCACCGAACGGGCCGCGCTGTGGCGGTCGGAGCTGGCGGCGCGGCGCGCGATCGTGCTGCTGGACAACGCCGCCGACGCCGATCAGGTGCGTGATCTGCTGCCCGGCGCCGGGCAGAGCTTCGCTGTGATCACCAGCCGTCGGCGGATGGTGGGGCTGGACGGCGTCCAGCCGATATCGCTGGACGTCTTACCGACCCAGGAGGCGGCCGAGCTGTTCATCGAGTCGGCGGGCGGCGCCCGCCCCGGTGATGTCGGGGAGGTGCTGCGCCGCTGCGGGAACCTGCCACTGGCCATCCGGGTGGCCGCCGCGCGGCTGCTGCACCGGCCCGCGTGGACCCTCGACACCTTGGTGGAGCGGCTGCGCGAGGGCGAGTTGGCGGTGTCGGACGTGTTCGCGATGTCGCTGCGGCAGCTCGACTCCGCTCAACGGCGGATGTTCGGGCTGCTGGGGCTCGTACCGGGTGAGGACATCGACGCGTACGGCGCGGCGGCCCTGGCCGGGATCCCGCCGGCCAACGCCCGTTCCCTGCTGGAGGAGCTGGTCGACGTCCATCTGCTGCAGGAGCCGACGGTGGGCCGCTACCGGATGCACGACCTGCTGCGGCAGGCCGCCCGCGCCGAGGACGCCGCGGCGGACCCCGGACCGGCGATCGCCCGGCTGGCCGACTACTACCTGAGCGGCCTGCTGGCAGCGACGGAGGTGATCGAGCTGGTCGTCGTTCCCGTACCGGTCGTCGTGGCGCAGCGTCCTCCCGCGCTTCCCGACTTCTCTCATGACAAAGCCCTCGACTGGCTGGACACCGAGTGGGCCGACATCACCGCGACGCTCTCGCTCGCCGTGGAACTGCGCGTCGACGGACCCGCTGTCGGGCTCGCCCAGTACGCCTTCGTGATCTCCCTCGGACGGCGCGGTGGCATGCCGCAGCTGTGCCATGGGCTGGAGGTCAGCAGACCCGCCGCCGAAGCGCTCGGCGGACGCCGGACACTCGCCTCCCACCGGTACCTGCTGGGCGCCGCGCTGCTGCGGGTGGGCCGGCTGGAGGAGGCGGTGCCGGAGCTGGCGGCGGCCCGCACGCTGATGGCGGCGGAGGGCGACATCGTCGGCGAGGCCCTGGCCGTCGAACAGCTGGCGGAGGTCCGGCTGTACGCCGCCGACGCCCGCGGCGCACTCGGACTCCTGCGAGAAGCAGCCGGGCTGGTACCTCCCGGCGAGGGCGCCGTCCGGGTGTACATCGGCGTACGGCTCGGGCGGGCCCTGGTGCTGCTGGGCGAGCACGACAAGGCCCGCGAGGTCGTCGCGGACCTGCTGGAAACCGCGCGCGGGCTGGACCGGCAGAAGGTGCGCATGTGCCTGGACGTGCTCGGCCGGGCGGCACTCGGTCTGGGCGACGCCCGCACCGCACTCGACCTGGCGGAGCAGGCCGTCGCGATCAGCCGGGAGACCCGCCACCCGGTCCTGGAGGCCATCAGCCGGACGGACGCGGCCGTGGCCCTGCGCCACCTCGGTGACAGCGAGGAGGCGACGGCCGTGCACGCCGAGGCCATGGTGCTGCTCGAAGAGGCCGGTGAGTCGCATCGGATGGTGCGCAGCCTCCTGTCGTACGCGCAGGCCTGCCTGGCCACGGGCGACCGGGAAGCCTCGGCGCGGCAGTTCCGGCAGGCGCTGGAGATCGCCACCGCGCACGGCGTCACCTACCTGGTGCCGACGGCGCGTTCGGGGCTGGCGCGGGTGTCCTGA
- a CDS encoding MAB_1171c family putative transporter, with product MTTGEPEVNGLIYYVATAVLWTGLAAQIPDLRRHRRDRLKWTFCAVIFLSGLSFLLGAPTTVAIVNSASGIANMAAPLAYGTVTAFSAASLILIVQWRGSDFRTARAWLFSYVAVILAQSILFALGNTPVERREDFDTYYASTPFIREMIVLYLAAHVVAALTTTVLCWRWTRQVKRWTRASMALLVTGWLFTSAYSIVKFAALSAHWLGLNRDGLSTRMAPLIALGACLTSAGYVLPVIGPRIDSALAYVRLRPLYRLLATPHSARYSGAPPSWRTIGHVGLRLTTRETAIRDGLERLAGRLDDQVRRRAYREALAAGSGSAAAEAIGTAAMIAVAALAEAPSPALTSGTIALAIGDIDLVVPKSGYVPRSPTGPRVPDTGQLSLLSLSRAVRTPIVDAAVQSRRSRVPQR from the coding sequence GTGACGACCGGCGAGCCTGAGGTGAACGGACTGATCTACTACGTCGCAACCGCTGTTCTGTGGACCGGACTTGCCGCACAGATCCCAGATCTCCGCCGTCACCGAAGAGACCGCCTCAAGTGGACGTTCTGCGCAGTCATCTTCCTGTCCGGGCTCAGCTTCCTGCTCGGCGCGCCAACCACAGTGGCGATCGTCAACAGCGCCTCAGGTATCGCGAACATGGCGGCACCACTGGCGTACGGGACGGTGACGGCCTTCAGCGCGGCGTCCCTCATCCTCATCGTGCAGTGGCGGGGCAGCGACTTCCGTACCGCCCGGGCCTGGTTGTTCAGCTACGTGGCGGTGATCCTCGCCCAGAGCATCCTGTTCGCCCTGGGCAACACCCCGGTCGAACGCCGGGAAGACTTCGACACCTATTACGCCTCGACCCCGTTCATCCGCGAGATGATCGTCCTCTACCTCGCGGCTCACGTGGTGGCGGCGCTGACGACAACGGTGCTGTGCTGGCGCTGGACCCGTCAGGTCAAGCGCTGGACCCGTGCCTCCATGGCCCTGCTCGTGACGGGCTGGCTGTTCACCAGCGCCTACAGCATCGTCAAGTTCGCGGCACTGTCCGCACACTGGCTCGGTCTCAACCGGGACGGCCTCAGCACCCGCATGGCCCCGCTGATCGCCCTCGGTGCCTGCCTCACGTCAGCCGGCTACGTCCTTCCCGTGATCGGGCCGCGCATCGACTCCGCCCTCGCATACGTACGCCTGCGCCCGTTGTACCGACTGCTGGCCACACCGCACAGTGCCCGGTACTCAGGTGCACCGCCGTCCTGGCGGACGATCGGCCATGTCGGCCTCCGGCTCACCACCCGAGAGACAGCCATCCGCGACGGCCTCGAACGACTCGCCGGCCGCCTCGACGACCAGGTCCGCCGACGCGCGTACCGGGAAGCGCTGGCAGCCGGCTCCGGCTCAGCAGCAGCCGAGGCCATCGGGACGGCAGCGATGATCGCCGTCGCGGCCCTTGCCGAGGCCCCCTCCCCCGCCCTGACGTCAGGCACGATTGCCCTCGCGATCGGGGACATCGACCTCGTGGTACCGAAGAGCGGGTACGTACCGCGCTCCCCCACCGGACCACGGGTGCCGGACACCGGGCAGCTGTCGCTCTTGAGCCTGTCCCGGGCGGTGCGCACGCCGATCGTCGACGCCGCTGTCCAGTCACGCAGGAGCCGGGTGCCACAGCGCTGA